The following proteins are encoded in a genomic region of Lactiplantibacillus plantarum:
- a CDS encoding glycoside hydrolase family 1 protein: MYKPTYPKTFPKDFLWGGATAANQVEGAWNEAGKGLTTAEVVKKTTDRKHMSMDDVTISSIQTALDDQTDTMYPKRRGVDFYHHYKEDIKLFAEMGFKVYRFSIAWSRLFPKGDELKPNSDGLAFYDRVIDELRRYHIQPLVTLSHYEMPIGLTLKQNGWASRATIADFNRFTEVVFKHFKGRVPYYLTFNEINTGTWGFHATGAVDTENSAHDQMQLRYQALHHQFIASALATKQLHAIDPDAKIGSMLARMQTYPATPNPADVQAAQVEDDKNLFFTDVQARGEYPEFMNRFFAENDIQLQMAPDDQKILAKYPVDFISFSYYMTTVTQADAPEQVNGNMATGGRNPYLEESDWGWQIDPVGLRVTLNEMWDRYRKPLFVVENGLGALDQLTTDQQVHDTYRIDYLRKHIAQMKAAVQDGVQLMGYTMWGPIDLISFSTSEMSKRYGFIYVDQDDAGKGSLKRYKKDSFYWYQKVIKSNGEDLA; the protein is encoded by the coding sequence ATGTATAAACCAACTTATCCTAAAACGTTCCCTAAAGACTTTTTGTGGGGCGGAGCGACAGCAGCTAATCAAGTTGAAGGTGCCTGGAATGAAGCAGGTAAAGGCCTGACAACGGCAGAAGTAGTGAAAAAAACGACGGATCGCAAGCATATGTCAATGGATGATGTAACGATATCTTCAATTCAAACGGCGCTAGATGATCAAACTGATACAATGTATCCTAAGCGTCGAGGTGTTGATTTTTATCATCATTACAAAGAAGATATCAAACTATTTGCTGAGATGGGATTTAAAGTTTATCGTTTCTCTATTGCTTGGTCGCGATTATTTCCAAAAGGTGATGAACTCAAGCCAAATTCAGACGGACTTGCTTTCTATGATAGAGTCATTGATGAATTACGACGCTATCACATTCAACCATTAGTTACACTGTCACATTATGAAATGCCCATTGGATTAACGCTTAAGCAAAATGGGTGGGCCAGCCGGGCAACCATTGCCGATTTTAATCGGTTTACTGAAGTTGTTTTTAAACATTTTAAAGGTCGCGTTCCGTACTATTTAACTTTTAATGAAATTAATACCGGAACTTGGGGGTTTCATGCCACTGGAGCTGTTGATACTGAGAATTCGGCGCATGATCAGATGCAGTTACGTTACCAAGCGCTGCACCATCAATTTATCGCTAGTGCACTGGCTACCAAACAATTACATGCTATTGACCCGGATGCTAAGATTGGGTCAATGCTGGCAAGAATGCAAACTTACCCAGCGACACCTAATCCTGCAGATGTTCAGGCTGCTCAAGTGGAAGACGATAAGAACTTATTCTTCACGGATGTTCAAGCTCGGGGGGAATATCCAGAATTCATGAATCGTTTTTTTGCAGAGAATGATATTCAACTTCAAATGGCACCAGATGATCAGAAGATTTTAGCGAAGTATCCGGTTGACTTTATTAGTTTTAGTTACTATATGACAACGGTAACTCAAGCTGATGCGCCTGAACAAGTGAACGGTAATATGGCTACTGGTGGTCGTAATCCTTACCTTGAGGAATCCGATTGGGGTTGGCAAATTGATCCGGTGGGGTTGCGAGTGACACTGAATGAGATGTGGGATCGCTATCGTAAGCCATTATTTGTTGTTGAAAATGGGCTAGGCGCTCTAGATCAATTAACAACTGATCAACAAGTGCATGATACGTATCGAATTGACTATTTACGTAAACATATTGCGCAAATGAAAGCTGCAGTTCAGGATGGCGTACAACTAATGGGCTATACGATGTGGGGGCCAATCGATTTGATTAGTTTTTCTACCTCAGAGATGTCCAAGCGATATGGTTTTATTTATGTTGACCAGGATGATGCCGGCAAAGGAAGTCTGAAACGCTATAAGAAAGATTCATTCTACTGGTATCAGAAGGTCATTAAATCTAATGGTGAAGATCTAGCTTAA
- the murQ gene encoding N-acetylmuramic acid 6-phosphate etherase translates to MKSDINQLTTEGRNPASNDLDEMSILAIAQLMNQEDAKVSQSITPELPQIAAAIALIVTAFKANGRLIYMGAGTSGRLGVLDAAECVPTFGTEPEMVQGLIAGGAQAMTVAVEGAEDNPNLGAQDLKDLALTANDAVVGLAASGRTPYVIGALDYAQKIGAATISLACNNQALISQHARVAIEVTPGPEVLAGSTRLKAGTAEKMVLNMLSTISMAKIGKVYHNLMVDVKPTNEKLVIRAKHMIELATGVSADEASELFAAAHQNVKTAIVMDLAGVSVSDAEQRLQRAHGVVRDALALQ, encoded by the coding sequence TTGAAATCTGATATTAACCAACTTACTACTGAGGGTCGTAATCCTGCCAGTAACGACTTAGACGAAATGTCGATCCTGGCAATTGCCCAGTTAATGAATCAAGAAGACGCTAAAGTCAGTCAAAGCATCACACCCGAACTACCACAAATTGCCGCTGCTATTGCCCTTATCGTCACTGCCTTTAAAGCTAACGGCCGCTTAATTTACATGGGCGCTGGTACTAGCGGTCGCCTAGGCGTTTTAGACGCTGCTGAATGTGTCCCAACATTTGGTACTGAACCAGAGATGGTTCAAGGACTCATTGCTGGCGGGGCTCAAGCTATGACGGTCGCCGTTGAAGGTGCTGAGGATAATCCTAATTTAGGCGCACAAGACTTGAAAGATCTGGCCTTAACTGCTAATGATGCCGTGGTCGGCCTGGCAGCAAGTGGTCGCACACCTTACGTTATCGGTGCACTGGACTACGCACAAAAAATCGGTGCGGCAACGATCAGTCTAGCCTGCAATAATCAGGCACTAATCAGTCAACACGCTCGGGTTGCCATCGAAGTAACCCCCGGCCCTGAAGTTCTCGCTGGTTCAACCCGTTTGAAAGCCGGCACAGCAGAAAAGATGGTTCTTAACATGCTATCGACAATTTCGATGGCCAAGATCGGCAAAGTTTACCATAACTTGATGGTGGACGTTAAACCAACTAACGAAAAACTCGTGATTCGCGCGAAACACATGATCGAACTGGCCACCGGCGTTTCTGCCGATGAAGCCAGCGAACTATTCGCTGCAGCTCATCAAAACGTTAAGACAGCGATTGTCATGGACTTGGCTGGCGTCTCTGTCAGCGACGCCGAGCAGCGTTTACAGCGCGCACACGGTGTCGTTCGTGACGCACTCGCACTGCAATGA
- a CDS encoding DUF871 domain-containing protein, which yields MTMRQLGLSIYPDHSDFEENAAYLKLGQHYGFTRIFMSMLEVSGTVAETKAKYQKIIDVGNQLGYQTILDVSPRIFKQLGISYKDLKFFADLHVAGIRLDEGFDGATEALLSYNPYGLIIELNMSNDVDYLNNILSYQANVPFIYGCHNFYPQVGTALPYNFFVKCSERFRKFGIHSAAFVASQVGTMGPWNVNDGLPTLEADRRLPIAVQAKHLFASGLIDDVIIGNAYASEAELAALSAINRYQVQFHIEFEAQTNAIERTIALTPQHFRRGDINPNVIRSTMPRVTYKETPNSPHDNDVEFQRGDVLVGNDNFGIYKNELQIVLQPHCEPRKNRIGRIAPEELLLLDFIKPWSKFRFVD from the coding sequence ATGACAATGCGTCAACTAGGTTTATCCATTTATCCCGATCATAGCGACTTTGAAGAAAACGCCGCTTATCTCAAATTAGGCCAACACTACGGCTTCACTCGAATTTTTATGAGCATGCTGGAAGTATCTGGTACGGTCGCCGAAACCAAAGCTAAGTACCAGAAAATCATTGACGTTGGAAATCAGTTGGGTTACCAAACGATTTTGGACGTTTCACCACGGATTTTTAAACAACTAGGAATTTCCTATAAAGATCTAAAGTTTTTCGCTGATTTACACGTCGCCGGTATTCGACTAGATGAGGGTTTCGATGGCGCGACCGAGGCGCTGCTCTCGTATAATCCGTACGGCTTGATCATCGAACTTAATATGAGTAATGACGTCGATTATCTGAATAATATTCTCAGCTACCAAGCAAACGTCCCATTTATTTATGGCTGCCATAATTTCTATCCCCAAGTTGGAACCGCACTACCTTACAACTTTTTCGTTAAGTGTAGCGAACGTTTTCGTAAGTTCGGCATTCACTCCGCCGCTTTCGTGGCAAGTCAGGTTGGTACGATGGGGCCATGGAACGTCAACGATGGTCTGCCAACATTGGAAGCTGATCGGCGCTTACCAATCGCCGTCCAGGCCAAGCATCTCTTCGCTTCCGGACTAATCGACGATGTAATTATCGGTAACGCTTATGCGAGTGAAGCCGAACTGGCCGCATTATCAGCAATCAATCGGTACCAAGTACAATTTCACATTGAATTTGAAGCTCAGACGAATGCGATCGAAAGAACCATTGCCTTGACCCCACAACATTTTCGCCGTGGCGATATTAACCCAAATGTCATCCGTTCAACCATGCCCCGTGTGACCTACAAGGAAACGCCCAACAGTCCACACGATAATGATGTGGAATTTCAGCGTGGCGACGTATTAGTAGGCAACGATAACTTCGGCATTTATAAAAATGAATTGCAAATCGTCTTGCAACCCCACTGTGAACCCCGAAAGAATCGGATTGGTCGGATTGCACCTGAGGAACTGTTACTGCTTGACTTTATTAAACCTTGGAGTAAATTCCGGTTTGTGGATTGA
- a CDS encoding N-acetylglucosamine kinase — protein sequence MTYLIGVDCGGTHIVGQTWTTAPEHLVQSVTGGPGNVVLDYSAAVTNLTTVLDQLTAAIPASQIGLILIGIAGIETAGRADQVQKTITQRYHANTQVISDAKLALLNGLAGADGALVIAGTGSVVYGRQAGKFLRVGGWGYVLGDEGSAYDISKRALKQVLTQTDNGQTSQLTAPLLAQLKVTDIAAAVQKFYAQDRQTNAQLAQLIAKLAEQQNSEAITVLVTSAQALAQQVVTLYQRFAESRPQRVALSGSVLQHNRLVRDTLTTTVHQSIPTIAFNDITTNNAHAVIYWHRWTQEEINS from the coding sequence ATGACATATTTAATTGGCGTTGACTGTGGTGGCACGCACATCGTTGGCCAAACTTGGACAACAGCCCCCGAGCATCTGGTCCAAAGCGTTACGGGTGGCCCTGGTAACGTTGTCCTAGACTACTCTGCTGCCGTTACTAACTTAACCACTGTCTTAGACCAGCTCACTGCCGCAATTCCAGCTAGTCAGATTGGGTTGATTTTAATCGGAATTGCTGGCATTGAAACTGCTGGCCGGGCTGATCAGGTCCAAAAAACCATCACCCAACGTTACCACGCTAATACCCAGGTCATAAGCGATGCAAAACTGGCCCTACTGAACGGTCTTGCAGGAGCAGACGGCGCCTTAGTGATTGCCGGCACGGGTTCGGTCGTTTATGGCCGCCAAGCCGGGAAATTTCTGCGCGTTGGCGGCTGGGGTTACGTTTTAGGTGACGAAGGCAGTGCCTATGACATTAGCAAGCGGGCACTTAAACAGGTTCTGACCCAGACTGATAACGGTCAGACTAGTCAACTAACAGCTCCCCTATTGGCACAACTTAAAGTTACCGATATTGCTGCCGCCGTCCAGAAATTTTACGCTCAAGATCGACAAACTAACGCTCAATTAGCACAGTTAATCGCCAAACTGGCCGAGCAACAAAATTCTGAAGCCATCACGGTATTAGTCACGTCAGCCCAAGCACTGGCACAACAAGTCGTTACCTTATATCAGCGGTTTGCAGAGTCCCGGCCACAACGGGTCGCCCTCTCTGGTTCCGTTTTACAACACAATCGCCTGGTCCGCGACACGTTAACGACGACAGTGCACCAGTCAATACCAACAATTGCATTTAACGATATTACAACTAACAACGCCCACGCCGTCATCTATTGGCACCGGTGGACTCAGGAGGAAATTAATTCATGA